The proteins below come from a single Streptomyces spongiicola genomic window:
- a CDS encoding sugar ABC transporter permease, with translation MSIDKTPAPAGGRHRVGTPEAAPTAHTAPTAVDPRLLVREQGIGGYIAEFKRKLHAGDLGSIPVVIGLVLICAIFQSLNSQFLSAQNLSNIAVTMVATGMMAVGIIFVLLLGEIDLSVGAVSGVSGAIVAVLSVTHGMNEWLSVLAAVAGGAVIGALHGFFFARIGAPAFAVTLAGLLFWQGFMLQLLGSQGTINLDGDGIVAKLTTYYFSDVAAAYGLAGLAVAVFFVSASTDARRRRAAGIPSRPLGDIVLRTVLLAAVSFAAAYMFNQYKGLPLALVLFLAVLVTTDFVLRRTAYGRKVFALGGSVEAARRAGINVTAVRISVFAIAGTFAAVGGLFWASKIAAANQSAGAGELLMNVIAAAVIGGTSLFGGRGRTWNALLGVMVIVSIQYGLALEGIATPIQFMITGGVLLATVVIDSVTRKTQKTAGRA, from the coding sequence GTGAGCATCGACAAGACCCCGGCACCCGCCGGCGGCCGCCACCGGGTGGGCACCCCGGAAGCCGCGCCCACCGCGCACACCGCGCCCACCGCGGTCGACCCCCGGCTCCTGGTGCGCGAGCAGGGCATCGGCGGCTACATCGCGGAGTTCAAGCGCAAGCTCCACGCCGGCGACCTGGGCTCCATCCCGGTCGTCATCGGCCTGGTCCTGATCTGCGCGATCTTCCAGAGCCTGAACTCCCAGTTCCTCTCCGCGCAGAACCTCAGCAACATCGCCGTCACCATGGTCGCCACCGGCATGATGGCCGTCGGCATCATCTTCGTGCTGCTGCTCGGCGAGATCGACCTGTCGGTCGGCGCGGTCAGCGGTGTGTCCGGCGCGATCGTGGCCGTGCTCAGCGTCACCCACGGGATGAACGAGTGGCTGTCCGTACTGGCCGCCGTGGCCGGCGGCGCGGTCATCGGAGCCCTCCACGGCTTCTTCTTCGCCCGCATCGGCGCCCCCGCCTTCGCCGTCACCCTGGCCGGCCTGCTGTTCTGGCAGGGCTTCATGCTCCAGCTCCTCGGCTCCCAGGGCACCATCAACCTGGACGGCGACGGCATCGTGGCCAAGCTGACCACGTACTACTTCTCCGACGTGGCCGCCGCCTACGGACTCGCCGGACTGGCCGTCGCCGTGTTCTTCGTCTCGGCCTCCACCGACGCCCGCCGCCGCCGGGCGGCCGGCATCCCGTCCCGGCCGCTCGGCGACATCGTGCTCCGCACGGTGCTGCTCGCCGCCGTGTCCTTCGCCGCCGCGTACATGTTCAACCAGTACAAGGGCCTGCCGCTGGCCCTGGTGCTGTTCCTGGCGGTCCTGGTGACCACCGACTTCGTCCTGCGGCGCACCGCCTACGGACGCAAGGTCTTCGCCCTCGGCGGCAGCGTCGAGGCCGCCCGGCGCGCCGGCATCAACGTCACCGCGGTGCGGATCTCGGTCTTCGCCATCGCCGGCACCTTCGCGGCCGTCGGCGGCCTCTTCTGGGCCTCCAAGATCGCCGCCGCCAACCAGAGCGCGGGCGCCGGCGAGCTGCTGATGAACGTCATCGCGGCGGCCGTCATCGGCGGCACCAGCCTCTTCGGCGGCCGCGGCCGCACCTGGAACGCGCTGCTCGGCGTCATGGTGATCGTCTCGATCCAGTACGGGCTCGCGCTGGAGGGCATCGCCACCCCCATCCAGTTCATGATCACCGGTGGGGTGCTCCTCGCCACCGTCGTGATCGACTCGGTCACGCGCAAGACGCAGAAGACCGCCGGCCGCGCGTAG
- a CDS encoding ATP-binding cassette domain-containing protein, producing the protein MVHVSATPVLALRGVSKRFGAVQALTDVELEVHAGEVVALVGDNGAGKSTLVKTIAGVHPIDEGVVEWEGRAVSIGKPHDAQNLGIATVYQDLALCDNIDVVGNLYLGRELRKRGVLDEVEMERRSRELLSTLSIRIPSVRIPIASLSGGQRQTVAIARSMLGSPKLVILDEPTAALGVEQTAQVLDLVERLRERGHAVILISHNMADVKAVADTVAVLRLGRNNGVFDVKATSQEEIISAITGATDNAVTRRAARTSEAQK; encoded by the coding sequence ATGGTTCACGTGTCCGCTACGCCCGTGCTGGCGTTGCGCGGGGTCTCCAAGCGGTTCGGTGCCGTTCAGGCGCTCACCGACGTAGAGCTTGAGGTCCACGCCGGTGAGGTGGTCGCCCTGGTGGGCGACAACGGCGCCGGAAAGTCCACGCTGGTCAAGACGATCGCCGGCGTGCACCCCATCGACGAGGGCGTCGTCGAGTGGGAGGGCAGGGCCGTGTCGATCGGCAAGCCCCACGACGCCCAGAACCTGGGCATCGCGACCGTCTACCAGGACCTCGCGCTGTGCGACAACATCGACGTCGTCGGCAACCTGTACCTCGGCCGGGAACTCCGCAAGCGAGGCGTCCTCGACGAGGTCGAGATGGAGCGCCGCTCCCGCGAACTGCTGAGCACGCTGTCCATCCGCATCCCCAGCGTCCGGATCCCGATCGCCTCGCTGTCCGGCGGCCAGCGGCAGACCGTGGCCATCGCCCGCTCGATGCTCGGCTCCCCCAAGCTGGTCATCCTCGACGAGCCCACCGCGGCCCTCGGCGTCGAGCAGACCGCGCAGGTGCTCGACCTGGTCGAGCGGCTGCGCGAGCGCGGCCACGCCGTCATCCTCATCAGCCACAACATGGCCGACGTGAAGGCCGTCGCCGACACGGTGGCGGTGCTCCGGCTCGGCCGGAACAACGGCGTCTTCGACGTCAAGGCCACCTCTCAGGAAGAGATCATCTCCGCCATCACCGGCGCCACGGACAACGCCGTGACCCGTCGTGCGGCGCGCACCTCGGAGGCGCAGAAGTGA
- a CDS encoding 3-hydroxyacyl-CoA dehydrogenase NAD-binding domain-containing protein, protein MSTTAELLKGAAELFPDEVVTQAHVRHLDLPGGAGRFALITLDNGLDHTKPTTFGPQSLANLNAAIDQVEKEASEGAVVGAGITGKPFIFAVGADLKGVELLKRHEDALAIGKGGHDVFKRLSSLGVPTFAYYNGAAMGGGVEVGLHCSYRTVSSALPAFSLPEVFLGLVPGWGGCAILPNLIGADRAVSVIIENSLNQNKQLKGVQVHELGIADAIFEGADFLEQSLIWTASVLKGEIVVERPEIDRGEAWDQAVARGRFIADSKVHGAAPAAYRALDIIEAAKDGDLQKGFDAEDTALADLIMGGELRSGIYAFNLVQKRGKRPAGAPDKSLARPVTKVGVVGAGLMASQLALLFLRRLEVPVVLTDIDQERVDKGVGYVHAEIEKLLGKGRINQDKANRLKALVSGVLDKAEGFADADFVIEAVFEEMTVKQKVFAEVEAVAPAHAIFATNTSSLSVSEMASKLRHPERVVGFHFFNPVAVLPLLEIVRGEQTDDASLATAFAVAKKLRKTAVLTKDAPAFVVNRILTRFMGEIQNVIDEGTPVATAEKAIEPLGLPMSPLVLLELVGPAIGLHVSETLNRAFPERFTVSPNLRAVVEAGKRGFYVYDSGKPELDPEVAALLKQGDSVLTEEQVRARVLDAVAQEIGLMLEEGVVAEAQDIDLCLITGAGWPFHLGGITPYLDREGVSERVNGRRFLAQGVASVPA, encoded by the coding sequence ATGAGCACCACCGCTGAGCTGCTGAAGGGCGCGGCCGAGCTGTTCCCGGACGAGGTCGTCACCCAGGCGCACGTACGCCACCTCGACCTCCCCGGCGGCGCGGGCAGGTTCGCCCTCATCACGCTGGACAACGGCCTGGACCACACCAAGCCGACGACGTTCGGCCCGCAGTCGCTGGCCAACCTCAACGCCGCGATCGACCAGGTCGAGAAGGAGGCGTCGGAGGGCGCCGTGGTCGGCGCCGGAATCACCGGCAAGCCGTTCATCTTCGCCGTCGGAGCCGACCTCAAGGGTGTGGAGCTGCTCAAGCGGCACGAGGACGCGCTGGCCATCGGCAAGGGCGGCCACGACGTCTTCAAGCGGCTCTCCTCGCTGGGCGTGCCGACGTTCGCGTACTACAACGGCGCGGCGATGGGCGGCGGTGTCGAGGTCGGTCTGCACTGCTCGTACCGCACGGTCTCGTCGGCCCTGCCGGCCTTCTCGCTGCCCGAGGTGTTCCTCGGACTGGTGCCCGGCTGGGGCGGCTGCGCGATCCTGCCGAACCTGATCGGGGCCGACCGCGCCGTCTCGGTGATCATCGAGAACTCGCTCAACCAGAACAAGCAGCTCAAGGGCGTCCAGGTGCACGAGCTGGGCATCGCCGACGCGATCTTCGAGGGCGCGGACTTCCTGGAGCAGTCGCTGATCTGGACGGCGTCCGTCCTCAAGGGCGAGATCGTGGTGGAGCGCCCCGAGATCGACCGCGGCGAGGCCTGGGACCAGGCCGTCGCCAGGGGCCGGTTCATCGCCGACTCCAAGGTGCACGGCGCCGCCCCGGCCGCCTACCGGGCCCTCGACATCATCGAGGCCGCCAAGGACGGCGACCTGCAGAAGGGCTTCGACGCCGAGGACACCGCGCTGGCCGACCTCATCATGGGCGGCGAACTGCGGTCCGGCATCTACGCGTTCAACCTGGTGCAGAAGCGCGGCAAGCGCCCCGCCGGCGCGCCGGACAAGTCGCTTGCCCGCCCGGTCACCAAGGTCGGTGTCGTCGGCGCCGGACTGATGGCCTCCCAGCTGGCGCTGCTGTTCCTGCGCCGCCTGGAGGTGCCGGTGGTCCTCACCGACATCGACCAGGAGCGCGTCGACAAGGGCGTGGGCTACGTCCACGCCGAGATCGAGAAGCTGCTGGGCAAGGGCCGCATCAACCAGGACAAGGCCAACCGCCTCAAGGCGCTGGTGAGCGGTGTCCTGGACAAGGCCGAGGGCTTCGCGGACGCGGACTTCGTCATCGAGGCCGTCTTCGAGGAGATGACGGTCAAGCAGAAGGTGTTCGCCGAGGTCGAGGCCGTCGCCCCGGCGCACGCGATCTTCGCCACCAACACCTCCTCGCTGTCGGTGTCGGAGATGGCATCGAAGCTCCGCCACCCGGAGCGCGTGGTCGGCTTCCACTTCTTCAACCCGGTCGCCGTGCTCCCGCTGCTGGAGATCGTCCGGGGCGAGCAGACCGACGACGCCTCCCTGGCCACGGCCTTCGCCGTCGCCAAGAAGCTGAGGAAGACCGCGGTGCTCACCAAGGACGCACCGGCGTTCGTGGTGAACCGGATCCTGACCCGCTTCATGGGCGAGATCCAGAACGTCATCGACGAGGGCACCCCGGTCGCCACCGCGGAGAAGGCGATCGAACCGCTCGGCCTGCCGATGTCGCCGCTGGTGCTGCTGGAGCTGGTCGGCCCGGCGATCGGTCTGCACGTGTCCGAGACGCTGAACCGCGCCTTCCCGGAACGCTTCACGGTGTCCCCGAACCTCAGGGCGGTCGTCGAGGCCGGCAAGCGCGGCTTCTACGTCTACGACAGCGGCAAGCCGGAGCTGGACCCCGAGGTCGCCGCGCTGCTGAAGCAGGGCGACAGCGTCCTGACGGAGGAGCAGGTCCGCGCCCGCGTCCTGGACGCGGTGGCGCAGGAGATCGGGCTGATGCTGGAGGAGGGCGTCGTCGCCGAGGCTCAGGACATCGACCTCTGCCTGATCACGGGCGCCGGCTGGCCGTTCCACCTGGGCGGCATCACGCCGTACCTGGACCGCGAGGGCGTCAGCGAGCGTGTCAACGGCAGGCGGTTCCTGGCGCAGGGCGTGGCGAGCGTCCCCGCGTGA
- a CDS encoding amino acid permease, which produces MSTQQQPPRSTGAFRTKTVEQSIRDTEEPEHALRKSLSAWDLTVFGVGVIIGTGIFVLTGIAARENAGPATALSFVAAGIVCALAALCYAEFASTVPVAGSAYTFSYASIGELPAWIIGWDLVLEFALGTAVVAVGWSGYVRALLETNLGVTMPTALSGPDAGGHFDLLAFLLILALTAVLVIGMKLSARITAIVVAIKVTVVLLVIVAGAFFIKAENYTPFIPPAQPQETGSGLSAPLVQLLFGYEPTNFGVMGIFTAASIVFFAFIGFDVVATAAEETRNPQRDMPRGILGSLLICTLLYVAVTLVVTGMQRYTEMSATAPLADAFKAVGQPFFAGAISLGAAVGLITVCMILLLGQTRVFFAMSRDGLLPRFFSITHPTFRTPHRATIVLGVVIAVIAGFTSLQALAALVNIGTLFAFVIVALGVIVLRNTRPDLHRAFRTPWVPVLPALSIAASLWLMLNLPAETWLRFAVWMALGVVVYYLYGRSHSRLGKLGRGADF; this is translated from the coding sequence GTGAGCACACAGCAGCAGCCCCCCAGGAGTACCGGAGCGTTCCGGACCAAGACGGTCGAGCAGTCGATCCGGGACACGGAGGAGCCGGAGCACGCGCTCAGGAAGTCGCTCTCCGCCTGGGACCTGACCGTCTTCGGTGTCGGCGTCATCATCGGCACCGGCATCTTCGTGCTGACGGGCATCGCCGCCAGGGAGAACGCCGGCCCCGCCACCGCCCTGTCCTTCGTCGCCGCCGGCATCGTCTGCGCCCTCGCGGCGCTCTGCTACGCCGAGTTCGCCTCCACCGTGCCGGTGGCCGGCTCGGCGTACACCTTCTCCTACGCCTCGATCGGGGAACTCCCCGCCTGGATCATCGGCTGGGACCTGGTCCTCGAGTTCGCCCTCGGCACGGCGGTGGTGGCGGTCGGCTGGTCCGGATACGTACGCGCCCTCCTGGAGACCAACCTCGGCGTGACGATGCCGACGGCGCTCTCCGGGCCCGACGCGGGGGGCCACTTCGACCTGCTGGCCTTCCTGCTCATCCTGGCGCTCACCGCCGTACTCGTCATCGGCATGAAGCTGTCCGCCCGCATCACCGCGATCGTCGTCGCGATCAAGGTCACCGTGGTGCTGCTGGTCATCGTCGCGGGCGCCTTCTTCATCAAGGCGGAGAACTACACCCCCTTCATCCCCCCGGCACAGCCGCAGGAGACCGGCAGCGGCCTCTCGGCGCCGCTGGTCCAGCTGCTGTTCGGCTACGAGCCCACCAACTTCGGCGTCATGGGCATCTTCACCGCCGCCTCCATCGTCTTCTTCGCCTTCATCGGCTTCGACGTCGTCGCCACCGCCGCCGAGGAGACCAGGAACCCCCAGCGCGACATGCCCCGCGGAATCCTCGGCTCCCTGCTCATCTGCACCCTGCTGTACGTGGCCGTGACCCTCGTCGTCACCGGCATGCAGCGCTACACGGAGATGTCGGCGACCGCCCCGCTCGCCGACGCGTTCAAGGCCGTCGGCCAGCCCTTCTTCGCCGGCGCCATCAGCCTCGGCGCGGCCGTCGGACTCATCACCGTCTGCATGATCCTGCTGCTGGGCCAGACCAGGGTGTTCTTCGCCATGAGCCGCGACGGACTGCTGCCGCGCTTCTTCTCCATCACCCACCCGACGTTCCGCACACCCCACCGCGCGACCATCGTGCTCGGCGTGGTCATCGCCGTCATCGCGGGCTTCACCAGCCTCCAGGCGCTCGCCGCGCTGGTGAACATCGGCACACTCTTCGCCTTCGTCATCGTGGCGCTCGGCGTCATCGTCCTCCGCAACACCCGGCCCGACCTGCACCGCGCGTTCCGCACCCCCTGGGTACCGGTACTGCCCGCCCTGTCCATCGCCGCGTCCCTCTGGCTGATGCTGAACCTCCCCGCCGAGACCTGGCTGCGGTTCGCCGTCTGGATGGCGCTGGGCGTGGTCGTCTACTACCTCTACGGCCGCTCCCACAGCCGCCTCGGCAAACTGGGCAGGGGCGCCGATTTCTAG
- a CDS encoding PIN domain-containing protein translates to MVLLLVVDGANVVGSVPDGWWRDRRGAAERLRDGLVPLAEEGIPGHPGPVEVVLVVEGRARGVRAVPGVRVEEAPGSGDDRIVELVRENAGRSAVVVTADRGLRERVAALGAGFVGPRAVRRR, encoded by the coding sequence ATGGTCCTCCTCCTTGTCGTCGATGGCGCGAACGTGGTCGGTTCGGTACCGGACGGCTGGTGGCGTGACCGCCGGGGCGCGGCCGAGCGGTTGCGCGACGGACTGGTTCCGCTCGCCGAGGAGGGTATCCCCGGACACCCCGGTCCGGTCGAGGTGGTGCTGGTCGTCGAGGGCCGGGCGAGGGGGGTCCGGGCGGTCCCGGGCGTACGCGTCGAGGAGGCCCCCGGAAGCGGTGACGACCGTATCGTGGAGCTGGTCCGGGAGAACGCGGGCCGTTCCGCTGTCGTGGTCACCGCCGACCGGGGGCTGCGGGAGCGGGTGGCGGCCCTGGGTGCGGGGTTCGTGGGGCCGCGTGCGGTCCGCCGCCGCTGA
- the dxs gene encoding 1-deoxy-D-xylulose-5-phosphate synthase, with product MGDGWELLTRIRGPRDLDRLSPEELDGLAAEIRGFLVDAVSKTGGHLGPNLGVVELTIALHRVFDSPKDRVLFDTGHQSYVHKLLTGRQDFSRLRARGGLSGYPSRAESEHDVIENSHASTVLGWADGLAKANEVLGKDDHVVAVIGDGALTGGMAWEALNNIADAKDRPLVIVVNDNERSYAPTIGGLANHLATLRTTDGYERFLARGKDILERTPVVGRPLYETLHGAKKGLKDFIAPQGMFEDLGLKYVGPIDGHDIEAMESALTRAKRFGGPVIVHCLTEKGRGYQHAEQDEADRFHGIGPIHPDTGLPVKTAAASWTSVFGDEMVKLGREREDVVAITAAMLQPVGLKKFAETFPERVFDVGIAEQHAATSAAGLATGGLHPVFAVYATFLNRAFDQVLMDVALHGCGVTFVLDRAGVTGDDGASHNGMWDMSILQVVPTLRMAAPRDAEQLRAQLREAVQVDDAPTVVRYSKGVVGPAVPAVRRVGGMDVLREPGTVPDGPPGMSGMGGTPGPDVLLVSVGALAPMCLEIAGLLDKQGISTTVVDPRWVKPVDEALPALAAEHRVVVTVEDNGRVGGVGSAVAQALRDAGVDLPLRDFGIPPRFLDHASRKEVMAEIGLTAPDIARQVTGLVAKLDGRLDDEPSRAAAPARD from the coding sequence GTGGGCGACGGGTGGGAGCTGCTTACCCGTATCAGGGGACCACGTGACCTGGACCGGCTCAGTCCGGAGGAACTCGACGGGCTGGCCGCGGAGATCCGCGGCTTCCTGGTGGACGCCGTCTCCAAGACCGGCGGCCACCTCGGCCCCAACCTCGGCGTGGTCGAGCTGACCATCGCCCTGCACCGGGTCTTCGACTCGCCGAAGGACAGGGTCCTCTTCGACACCGGCCACCAGAGCTACGTGCACAAGCTGCTCACCGGCCGGCAGGACTTCTCCAGGCTCCGGGCCAGGGGCGGCCTGTCCGGCTACCCCTCACGCGCCGAGTCCGAGCACGACGTCATCGAGAACTCCCACGCCTCGACCGTCCTCGGCTGGGCGGACGGCCTGGCCAAGGCCAACGAGGTGCTGGGGAAGGACGACCACGTCGTCGCCGTCATCGGTGACGGCGCCCTCACCGGCGGCATGGCCTGGGAGGCGCTGAACAACATCGCCGACGCCAAGGACCGCCCGCTCGTCATCGTCGTCAACGACAACGAGCGCTCCTACGCCCCCACCATCGGCGGCCTCGCCAACCACCTGGCCACCCTGCGCACCACCGACGGCTACGAGCGCTTCCTCGCCCGCGGCAAGGACATCCTGGAGCGCACCCCCGTCGTCGGCAGGCCCCTCTACGAGACCCTGCACGGCGCCAAGAAGGGCCTGAAGGACTTCATCGCCCCGCAGGGCATGTTCGAGGACCTCGGCCTGAAGTACGTCGGCCCCATCGACGGCCACGACATCGAGGCCATGGAGTCCGCGCTGACCCGCGCCAAGCGGTTCGGCGGTCCGGTCATCGTCCACTGCCTCACCGAGAAGGGCCGCGGCTACCAGCACGCGGAGCAGGACGAGGCCGACCGCTTCCACGGCATCGGCCCGATCCACCCCGACACCGGTCTGCCGGTGAAGACCGCCGCGGCCAGCTGGACCTCCGTCTTCGGCGACGAGATGGTCAAGCTGGGCCGGGAGCGCGAGGACGTCGTCGCCATCACCGCGGCGATGCTCCAGCCCGTCGGCCTGAAGAAGTTCGCCGAGACCTTCCCCGAGCGCGTGTTCGACGTCGGTATCGCCGAGCAGCACGCGGCGACCTCGGCGGCCGGACTCGCCACCGGCGGACTCCACCCGGTGTTCGCCGTCTACGCCACGTTCCTCAACCGCGCCTTCGACCAGGTGCTGATGGACGTCGCCCTGCACGGGTGCGGAGTCACCTTCGTACTGGACCGGGCCGGTGTCACCGGCGACGACGGCGCCTCCCACAACGGCATGTGGGACATGTCGATCCTCCAGGTCGTCCCCACCCTGCGGATGGCCGCACCACGCGACGCCGAGCAGCTGCGCGCCCAGCTCCGCGAGGCCGTCCAGGTCGACGACGCGCCCACCGTGGTCCGCTACTCCAAGGGCGTGGTCGGCCCCGCCGTCCCGGCCGTCCGCCGCGTCGGCGGCATGGACGTCCTGCGGGAGCCCGGCACCGTCCCCGACGGCCCCCCGGGCATGTCGGGCATGGGAGGCACCCCCGGACCCGACGTCCTCCTCGTCTCGGTCGGCGCGCTCGCGCCGATGTGCCTGGAGATCGCCGGCCTCCTCGACAAGCAGGGCATCTCCACCACCGTCGTCGACCCCCGCTGGGTCAAGCCGGTCGACGAGGCCCTCCCCGCGCTCGCCGCCGAGCACCGCGTCGTCGTCACCGTCGAGGACAACGGCCGCGTCGGCGGGGTCGGCTCCGCCGTCGCCCAGGCGCTGCGCGACGCCGGGGTCGACCTGCCGCTGCGCGACTTCGGCATCCCGCCGCGCTTCCTCGACCACGCCTCCCGCAAGGAGGTCATGGCCGAGATCGGGCTGACCGCGCCGGACATCGCCCGCCAGGTCACCGGCCTCGTCGCCAAGTTGGACGGCCGCCTCGACGACGAGCCCAGCAGGGCCGCCGCGCCCGCACGGGACTGA
- a CDS encoding thiolase family protein: protein MPRTVRDVVFVDGVRTPFGKAGPKGIYHETRADDLVVKAIRELLRRNPDLDPARIDEVAIAATTQIGDQGLTIGRTAGILAGLPQSVPGYSIDRMCAGALTAVTTVAGSVAFGAYDVAVAGGVEHMGRHPMGEGVDPNPRFVSEKLVDESALFMGMTAENLHDRYPHITKQRADEYAVRSQEKAAKAYANGRIQQDLVPVSVRRTNPEAGETGWGLVTADEPMRPGTTLENLQGLKTPFRVHGRVTAGNAAGLNDGATASLIASEDFARENGLPVKMRLVSYSFAGVEPEVMGYGPIPATEKALAQAGLSIGDIGLFEINEAFAVQVLAFLDHYGIADDDARVNQYGGAIAFGHPLASSGVRLMTQLARQFEEQPEVRYGLTTMCVGFGMGATVIWENPHHKDAGGNK from the coding sequence GTGCCTCGTACCGTCAGGGACGTCGTCTTCGTCGACGGCGTCCGCACCCCGTTCGGCAAGGCGGGCCCGAAGGGCATCTACCACGAGACCCGTGCCGACGATCTCGTCGTGAAGGCCATCCGGGAGCTGCTGCGCCGCAACCCGGACCTCGACCCCGCGAGGATCGACGAGGTCGCCATCGCGGCGACCACCCAGATCGGCGACCAGGGTCTGACGATCGGCCGCACCGCCGGCATCCTCGCGGGTCTGCCGCAGTCCGTCCCGGGCTACTCCATCGACCGCATGTGCGCCGGCGCGCTGACCGCCGTCACCACGGTCGCGGGCAGCGTCGCCTTCGGTGCGTACGACGTCGCCGTCGCCGGCGGCGTCGAGCACATGGGCCGCCACCCGATGGGCGAGGGCGTGGACCCCAATCCGCGCTTCGTGTCGGAGAAGCTCGTCGACGAGTCGGCCCTCTTCATGGGTATGACCGCGGAGAACCTGCACGACCGCTACCCGCACATCACCAAGCAGCGCGCCGACGAGTACGCCGTCCGCTCGCAGGAGAAGGCCGCCAAGGCGTACGCCAACGGCAGGATCCAGCAGGACCTGGTGCCGGTCTCGGTGCGCCGCACCAACCCGGAGGCCGGTGAGACCGGCTGGGGTCTGGTCACCGCCGACGAGCCGATGCGCCCGGGCACCACGCTGGAGAACCTCCAGGGTCTGAAGACGCCGTTCCGCGTCCACGGCAGGGTCACCGCGGGCAACGCCGCCGGTCTCAACGACGGCGCCACCGCCTCGCTGATCGCCTCCGAGGACTTCGCCCGCGAGAACGGCCTCCCGGTGAAGATGCGCCTGGTGTCGTACTCCTTCGCGGGAGTCGAGCCCGAGGTCATGGGCTACGGCCCGATCCCGGCGACGGAGAAGGCCCTCGCCCAGGCGGGGCTGTCCATCGGGGACATCGGCCTGTTCGAGATCAACGAGGCTTTCGCCGTCCAGGTGCTCGCCTTCCTCGACCACTACGGCATCGCCGACGACGACGCCCGCGTCAACCAGTACGGCGGCGCCATCGCCTTCGGCCACCCGCTGGCCTCGTCCGGCGTGCGTCTGATGACGCAGCTGGCGCGGCAGTTCGAGGAGCAGCCGGAGGTCCGCTACGGCCTCACCACGATGTGCGTCGGCTTCGGCATGGGCGCCACCGTCATCTGGGAGAACCCGCACCACAAGGACGCCGGAGGCAACAAGTGA
- a CDS encoding substrate-binding domain-containing protein: MNTQMRRVAVAVTAAAMAVSLAACGSAKESGDSGAKTGTAKGDELTIGLLLPENQTARYEKFDKPLIEKKISELTNGKAKVVYANAKQDATLQTQQVDTMITNKVDALIVDAVDSKAIAGGVKKAKDAGIPIVAYDRLAEGPVDAYTSFDNEEVGRVQGEALLEELGDKAKSGQIVMMNGSVTDPNAALFKKGAHSVLDGKVNVGKEYDTKEWKPENANANMEAAISALGKDKIVGVYSANDGMAGGIITALKAGGFDKLPPVTGQDAELAGVQRIVAGEQFMSIYKPYAPEAAAAAEMAVALAKGQSLDAIATSKVDSPTTQGIPSVLVPVVSLTQDNIADSVIKDGVYTAADICTPKFKAACDAIGLK; this comes from the coding sequence ATGAACACGCAGATGCGTCGTGTCGCCGTGGCCGTGACCGCCGCCGCGATGGCCGTGTCCCTCGCCGCCTGCGGCAGCGCCAAGGAGTCCGGCGACAGCGGCGCCAAGACCGGTACCGCCAAGGGCGACGAGCTCACCATCGGTCTCCTGCTCCCCGAGAACCAGACCGCGCGCTACGAGAAGTTCGACAAGCCGCTCATCGAGAAGAAGATCAGCGAGCTGACGAACGGCAAGGCGAAGGTCGTCTACGCCAACGCCAAGCAGGACGCGACGCTGCAGACCCAGCAGGTCGACACCATGATCACCAACAAGGTCGACGCGCTGATCGTCGACGCGGTGGACTCCAAGGCCATCGCCGGCGGTGTCAAGAAGGCCAAGGACGCGGGCATCCCGATCGTCGCCTACGACCGTCTCGCCGAGGGCCCCGTCGACGCCTACACCTCCTTCGACAACGAAGAGGTCGGCCGGGTCCAGGGCGAGGCGCTCCTCGAGGAGCTCGGCGACAAGGCCAAGAGCGGCCAGATCGTCATGATGAACGGCTCCGTCACCGACCCGAACGCCGCGCTCTTCAAGAAGGGCGCCCACTCCGTCCTCGACGGCAAGGTGAACGTCGGCAAGGAGTACGACACCAAGGAGTGGAAGCCGGAGAACGCCAACGCCAACATGGAGGCCGCGATCTCGGCCCTCGGCAAGGACAAGATCGTCGGCGTCTACTCCGCGAACGACGGCATGGCGGGCGGCATCATCACCGCCCTCAAGGCCGGCGGCTTCGACAAGCTCCCGCCGGTGACCGGTCAGGACGCCGAACTCGCGGGCGTGCAGCGCATCGTCGCGGGCGAGCAGTTCATGAGCATCTACAAGCCGTACGCGCCGGAGGCGGCCGCGGCCGCCGAGATGGCCGTCGCGCTCGCCAAGGGCCAGAGCCTCGACGCGATCGCCACGTCCAAGGTCGACAGCCCCACCACCCAGGGCATCCCGTCCGTGCTCGTCCCGGTCGTCTCCCTGACCCAGGACAACATCGCGGACTCCGTGATCAAGGACGGCGTCTACACCGCCGCCGACATCTGCACCCCGAAGTTCAAGGCCGCCTGCGACGCGATCGGCCTGAAGTAG